A portion of the Candidatus Pristimantibacillus lignocellulolyticus genome contains these proteins:
- a CDS encoding fatty acid--CoA ligase family protein — MHTCFLLERFKEYGSNDAIIWKNKAYSYEQLLDGFEHSKVFLDSHQIQAGSIVVLEGDFTPKTLALMLALIDRACLIVPLTSGMKSRELDVYEIAQAQFVIAIDAEDQATVQSFPTTPTHELLLAIQEQKHPGLILFSSGSTGKSKATVHNFSVMLKKFSTNRKRAGKRMMGFLFFDHIGGINTLLSTLASGGCIVTLQDRSPDEVCASIAKHNVQVLPASPTFLNLLLLSEAYKRHDLSSLELINYGTEAMTEHTLAHMNRILPQIKLLQSYGMSEIGIIRSSSQSSNSLWMKFKGEDYETRIVDGLLEVKSEFTMLGYLNAESRFTNDGWYRTGDAVECNGEYIRILGRQSEMINIGGEKIYPIEIENVLLEMEEVVDVSVCGEKHIITGTMITATIQLNYDMPAAEFRKRMRTFCKDRLPSWGIPQKCLFVQELTFGNRLKKKRVQSGGEKNVFK; from the coding sequence ATGCATACTTGCTTTCTGCTTGAGAGATTCAAGGAATACGGCTCAAACGATGCAATCATATGGAAAAATAAAGCTTACAGCTACGAGCAATTACTAGATGGTTTCGAGCATAGTAAGGTTTTTCTGGATAGCCATCAGATTCAAGCGGGAAGCATCGTAGTTCTTGAAGGTGATTTCACACCGAAAACATTAGCACTCATGCTCGCTCTAATAGATCGAGCATGTCTGATCGTTCCATTGACAAGTGGTATGAAAAGCCGAGAGTTGGATGTATATGAAATAGCTCAAGCTCAATTCGTTATTGCTATCGATGCGGAGGACCAGGCTACTGTTCAATCATTCCCGACAACTCCTACACATGAATTGCTCTTGGCTATCCAAGAGCAAAAGCATCCAGGTCTAATTTTATTCTCCTCTGGTTCAACTGGAAAAAGTAAAGCGACCGTTCATAATTTTTCCGTCATGTTGAAAAAGTTTTCTACAAATCGAAAAAGAGCCGGTAAACGAATGATGGGCTTTCTGTTTTTTGATCATATTGGGGGAATTAATACTCTTCTTAGTACATTGGCCAGTGGTGGATGCATCGTTACATTGCAGGATCGTTCACCAGATGAAGTATGCGCCTCGATAGCCAAGCATAATGTACAAGTACTGCCAGCGTCTCCGACATTTTTAAATTTATTATTGCTTAGTGAAGCGTATAAGCGACATGATTTGAGCAGCCTAGAGCTGATAAATTATGGTACGGAGGCGATGACGGAGCATACTTTAGCACATATGAATCGTATTTTGCCGCAAATTAAATTGTTACAAAGCTACGGTATGTCTGAGATCGGCATTATTCGTTCTTCATCACAATCCTCCAACTCTTTATGGATGAAATTCAAAGGAGAGGATTATGAGACACGGATTGTCGACGGGCTGTTAGAAGTAAAATCGGAATTCACTATGTTGGGATATTTGAATGCCGAGAGCCGCTTTACAAACGATGGCTGGTATCGAACAGGGGATGCCGTAGAGTGTAACGGTGAGTATATTCGTATATTAGGACGCCAATCGGAAATGATTAACATTGGCGGAGAGAAAATTTATCCAATTGAAATTGAAAATGTATTGCTAGAGATGGAAGAAGTGGTTGATGTTTCTGTATGTGGTGAGAAGCATATCATTACGGGGACGATGATTACAGCTACCATTCAATTAAACTATGACATGCCTGCTGCGGAATTTAGAAAACGAATGAGAACGTTTTGCAAGGACAGGCTGCCGTCATGGGGGATTCCGCAAAAATGCTTGTTTGTTCAAGAGCTTACTTTTGGAAACAGACTGAAGAAGAAAAGGGTTCAGTCAGGGGGAGAAAAAAATGTATTCAAATAA
- a CDS encoding M20/M25/M40 family metallo-hydrolase produces MKIEYDPVIILQNLIQFNTTNPTGNERECILYIKDLLSRNGIDSTLLALDVNRPNLIARLRGKGQASPLLLYGHVDVVPAENQSWTVPPFSGEIIDGYVWGRGALDMKGGIAMMLSAFLEAKSRENELPGDIVLTVVCDEEMGGTFGSKFLVENHAEQFAGIRHAIGEFGGFSFYVGNQKYYPIMVTEKRLCWMKTIVKGTGGHSSQTQNKSAVALLGNIIERLRPFHFPVHITPAVRVMIEAMADAMPPPKKWIFRKLLNPIWTTTILKILGEKGSTLSPLFYNTANITVIQGGAAVNTIPEQIELKIDGRLLPGFEPKDLMNELNKVIGYELEYETLMHDPFSETVDMSLFPTLSQILHEQDQQGIPIPFVLTGSTDSRFFAKIGIQTYGFLPMDLPHSFSFTEYIHAANERIPITALQSGAQAISKVLFRYGI; encoded by the coding sequence ATGAAAATTGAGTATGATCCGGTTATCATTCTACAAAATCTTATTCAGTTTAATACAACAAATCCGACTGGAAATGAACGGGAATGCATCTTATATATAAAAGACTTGCTTAGTAGAAATGGAATCGATTCTACTTTGCTGGCTCTTGATGTGAATCGTCCCAATTTAATCGCCAGACTTCGAGGGAAAGGACAAGCTTCGCCCCTGTTGTTATATGGACATGTGGATGTTGTACCAGCAGAAAACCAAAGCTGGACCGTGCCTCCATTCAGTGGAGAAATAATTGATGGATATGTATGGGGACGTGGCGCTTTAGATATGAAGGGAGGCATCGCAATGATGCTTTCCGCTTTTCTTGAGGCGAAATCTAGAGAAAATGAACTGCCGGGAGATATCGTTCTTACTGTCGTATGTGACGAGGAAATGGGAGGCACATTCGGTTCGAAATTTCTTGTTGAAAACCATGCCGAGCAATTTGCAGGTATTCGACATGCAATAGGAGAATTCGGTGGTTTTTCATTTTATGTTGGAAATCAAAAATATTATCCGATTATGGTAACTGAAAAAAGATTATGCTGGATGAAAACAATAGTTAAAGGCACGGGAGGACACAGCTCTCAAACGCAAAACAAAAGTGCGGTTGCACTGCTAGGCAATATAATAGAAAGACTACGTCCTTTCCATTTTCCAGTACATATTACACCTGCTGTCCGTGTGATGATCGAAGCAATGGCTGATGCTATGCCTCCACCTAAAAAGTGGATATTCAGGAAATTGCTCAATCCGATTTGGACGACTACGATCTTAAAGATATTAGGGGAAAAAGGCTCCACATTGTCACCTTTGTTTTATAATACTGCGAATATTACCGTTATCCAGGGGGGAGCGGCGGTTAATACGATTCCAGAGCAAATCGAATTGAAAATCGATGGTCGATTATTACCAGGATTCGAACCCAAGGATTTAATGAATGAATTGAATAAAGTTATCGGGTATGAGCTTGAGTACGAAACGTTAATGCATGATCCTTTTTCGGAGACGGTAGATATGAGTTTGTTTCCAACACTATCGCAAATTTTACATGAACAGGATCAACAAGGTATTCCAATTCCATTCGTTTTAACAGGGTCAACGGATAGTCGTTTTTTTGCGAAAATAGGTATTCAAACGTATGGCTTTTTACCAATGGATTTGCCCCACTCATTTAGCTTTACCGAATATATTCATGCAGCCAATGAAAGAATTCCTATTACAGCGTTACAATCAGGAGCACAAGCAATTAGTAAGGTGTTGTTTCGTTATGGGATTTGA
- a CDS encoding SDR family oxidoreductase, translating to MSAPITVITGTRKGIGKYLAQYYADLGHYVVGCSRNEADWEHDRYDHVVANVSEEAEVKQVMKHVKKKYGKLDIMINNAGIASMNHSLLTPLSTVKSIFDTNVTGTFLFTREAAKLMMQQRYGRIVNFSTVAYPLQLEGESIYAASKAAVVSFSEIVAREYANYGITVNCVGPTPVMTDLIRTVPRAKMDELIARQSIQRMGTFEDVSNAVDFFIRKESDFITGQCIYLGGV from the coding sequence ATGAGTGCGCCAATTACAGTCATTACAGGAACTCGCAAAGGAATTGGCAAATATCTCGCTCAGTATTACGCTGATTTGGGTCATTATGTTGTAGGATGCAGTCGTAATGAAGCGGATTGGGAGCATGATCGTTATGATCATGTTGTCGCTAACGTTTCGGAGGAAGCTGAGGTAAAGCAAGTTATGAAGCATGTCAAGAAAAAATACGGAAAACTGGATATTATGATTAATAACGCAGGCATAGCCTCTATGAATCATAGCTTGCTAACTCCTTTATCGACTGTTAAAAGTATTTTTGATACGAATGTTACGGGGACATTTTTATTTACTAGAGAAGCCGCCAAATTAATGATGCAGCAACGTTATGGTAGAATTGTCAACTTCTCAACGGTTGCTTATCCGCTGCAATTGGAGGGTGAATCCATCTATGCCGCTTCTAAAGCGGCGGTTGTATCATTTTCCGAGATTGTCGCTAGAGAATATGCCAACTATGGTATTACCGTGAACTGCGTTGGACCTACACCAGTCATGACGGATCTGATTCGGACTGTTCCGCGTGCAAAGATGGATGAGTTGATTGCAAGGCAATCGATCCAACGAATGGGTACATTTGAGGATGTTTCTAATGCGGTTGATTTTTTTATTCGGAAAGAGAGTGATTTTATTACAGGTCAATGTATTTATTTGGGAGGGGTATAA